In one Campylobacter insulaenigrae NCTC 12927 genomic region, the following are encoded:
- a CDS encoding LL-diaminopimelate aminotransferase yields the protein MFEEIHFNTIERLPNYVFSEVNAIKMAARRSGEDIIDFSMGNPDGKTPQHIIDKLCESANKDKTSGYSASIGIYKLRLAICRWYKNKYNVDLDPESEVVATMGSKEGFVNLARAIINPGDVAVVPTPAYPIHTQAFIIAGGNVATMNFDFNENYELNENTFFENLQKTLYESLPRPKYVVVNFPHNPTTVTVEKSFYERLVALARKERFYIISDIAYADLTFGSYKTPSIFEVDGAKDVAVETYTLSKSYNMAGWRVGFMVGNKRLIGALKKIKSWFDYGMYTPIQVAAIIALDGDQSCVETIRSVYAKRLDVLIESFEQAGWNLKKPNASMFVWAKLPLNKAHLGSMEFSKQILQKANVAVSPGIGFGEAGDEYVRIALIENENRIRQAARNIKRYLKD from the coding sequence ATGTTTGAAGAGATTCATTTTAATACTATAGAAAGACTCCCAAACTATGTTTTTTCAGAAGTCAATGCCATTAAAATGGCAGCTAGAAGATCAGGAGAGGATATTATAGATTTTTCTATGGGAAATCCAGACGGTAAAACTCCACAACATATTATAGATAAACTTTGTGAAAGCGCTAATAAAGATAAAACTTCAGGTTACTCAGCTTCTATTGGCATATATAAATTAAGACTTGCCATTTGTAGGTGGTATAAAAACAAGTATAATGTTGATTTAGATCCTGAAAGTGAAGTGGTTGCAACCATGGGATCAAAAGAAGGCTTTGTTAATTTAGCTAGAGCGATTATTAATCCTGGGGATGTCGCTGTAGTACCAACACCAGCTTATCCTATACATACGCAAGCTTTTATCATAGCAGGTGGTAATGTTGCAACGATGAATTTTGATTTTAATGAAAATTATGAATTAAATGAAAATACTTTTTTTGAAAATTTACAAAAGACATTATATGAGAGTTTGCCTCGTCCAAAATATGTAGTTGTTAATTTTCCACATAATCCCACTACAGTAACAGTTGAAAAGAGTTTTTATGAAAGATTGGTTGCTTTAGCACGAAAAGAAAGATTTTATATTATTTCTGATATTGCTTATGCAGATTTGACTTTTGGTTCTTATAAAACACCTTCAATTTTTGAAGTTGATGGAGCAAAAGATGTAGCAGTAGAGACTTATACTCTTTCAAAATCTTATAATATGGCAGGATGGCGTGTGGGTTTTATGGTGGGAAATAAACGTTTAATTGGTGCTCTTAAAAAAATAAAATCATGGTTTGACTATGGTATGTATACACCTATACAAGTAGCCGCTATTATTGCTTTAGATGGGGATCAATCTTGTGTTGAGACTATTAGATCAGTTTATGCTAAACGATTGGATGTTTTGATTGAATCATTTGAACAAGCAGGGTGGAATTTAAAAAAACCTAATGCTAGTATGTTTGTTTGGGCTAAACTCCCTTTAAATAAAGCTCATCTTGGAAGTATGGAATTTTCAAAACAAATTTTACAAAAAGCTAATGTCGCGGTAAGTCCAGGTATTGGTTTTGGTGAAGCAGGTGATGAATATGTAAGAATTGCTTTGATAGAGAATGAAAATCGC